In the genome of Chiloscyllium plagiosum isolate BGI_BamShark_2017 chromosome 33, ASM401019v2, whole genome shotgun sequence, one region contains:
- the LOC122539657 gene encoding phenylethanolamine N-methyltransferase — protein MLRSAEVADTYQLFNPQAYLQNNYMPPRANFENEDCVVPWKLRCFASSFSTGEIHGHTLLDIGSGPTLYQVISACKFFNKIVMSDYLEVNREELRKWLRRDTGAFDWSPYIKYVCGLDGKRDHWEDTERRLRETIQEVCHCDIMQANPLHPKVLNPVDAISTTFCLESVCPDKKSLEEALANISSLLKQGGFLLMIGALNESYYLAGEVKLSVIPLDEDYVKETVSRSGYRICTFKTYNMPPDLNIGVDDVCAVFYLQAQKI, from the exons ATGTTGAGATCTGCTGAGGTTGCTGATACATACCAGCTCTTCAATCCTCAGGCATATCTTCAGAACAACTATATGCCTCCTCGAGCCAACTTTGAGAATGAGGACTGTGTTGTTCCCTGGAAACTCCGCTGCTTTGCATCCTCATTCTCAACAG GAGAAATTCATGGCCACACGCTCCTGGACATTGGCTCTGGCCCAACTCTGTACCAAGTCATCAGCGCCTGTAAGTTCTTCAACAAGATTGTAATGTCTGATTACTTGGAGGTGAACCgggaggaactcaggaaatgGCTGAGAAGAGACACTGGAGCCTTTGACTGGAGTCCCTACATTAAATATGTGTGTGGCCTTGACGGAAAGAG GGATCACTGGGAAGATACAGAGAGGAGACTACGGGAAACAATTCAAGAGGTCTGTCATTGTGACATCATGCAGGCAAATCCTCTGCACCCAAAGGTGCTGAATCCTGTTGATGCTATCAGTACCACCTTCTGCCTCGAGTCTGTGTGCCCAGATAAGAAATCACTGGAGGAGGCTTTAGCTAATATCAGCTCACTCCTGAAACAAGGTGGCTTCCTCCTGATGATTGGGGCACTCAATGAATCCTACTACCTGGCTGGGGAAGTGAAGCTCAGTGTCATTCCTCTTGATGAAGATTATGTGAAGGAGACAGTTAGCAGGTCTGGCTACAGAATCTGTACCTTCAAAACATACAACATGCCACCTGATCTGAACATTGGGGTTGATGATGTGTGCgctgttttctaccttcaagcaCAAAAAATCTGA